AATACTCTGAGTATTTATCTTAAATGTTAAATCAGAACCAAAACCGGCAAATATTTTGGAATACATCAAAATTAGAGAATTAATGTCAAAAAGAATGGATTTAGCTTTGGAATTGTTATTAATGATCTCTGTTGGTAAACATGTTTATTATAAAATCATCAATATTTCGGGTAAATTCTTCATTGTTAATTCCTTTAACATCAAGTAATTGCTTGTAATCATAGGGCATTTCCTGGATGTTTTGGGTGAGTAATGTCAATAAAATTGCCATTTGTAATGTATTGATATCTGAACGGACAGTGCCATCTTGTATTCCAGTTTCTATTGCGTTAGATAGAATATTTACCATTTCTCTTCTTAAATCAGTGATTTCCTTTAGATAATCGCTAACTGATTCAAAAGTGACCGGGAACATAGAATACTGCCTACCTTCTTCGATGGCTTTTTTCATATAAGTGATATTTACAATGCTGGTTAGATCGAATCGGTCAGACTGGAAAGAGTTGTATATTCTGAGATAATCAGGATATTCATTTGCAAAATCATAGTATGCCTTTCTAAATCCTATTATCTTTTCAATTCCTGTCTCTTTTTTTCTCATCTCATCTTTTATTGATGTGGTGAGGATTATAATCCCACGTAACACTATAGCAAAGAAGAGTTCTTCCTTATTTTCGAAGTAAACATAAAGTGTGCCTTTACTTACCTCAACCTCTTTGGCAATATCATTCATGGAAACATTATCATAACCCTTGGAAAAAAATAGTTTCTCAGCAGCATCTATGATGGTTTGCCTCTTTCTTTCTTTATCCTGCTGTTTTCGGGCTATAGGCATGCTTATTCCTCTCTGGATGAATTTAAATTTTAAAAACAGTTATTATATTAAATTATTGATTATTTTAATATTTATAAAGTTAGTCTCCATAATCATTTAACAAAAATCTAAAACATATTAAGTGAGTATCCATTGTATATTCTTAATTTGAGTTACATAACTTGAGTTTTATCAGTTTAATTTATCCATAACCATATGCCTCCACAGATCCATTGAATCCTCAATGAACTGCTCATGACTGATGCCCTGGCTTTCTAAAACTTTTAAAACACTGGGACCTAATCCCACAATTCGTTCTGCAGTTACTGCAACAAAAACAGCCACTTCTATGGGTTTAACATCTTCGCGGATGGTTCCATCCTTAATACCCTCCTGAATGGCATTACAAATGATTATCATAATGTTTCCAGTAAGGGATTCTATTTGAATTGCATATTCATCTGCACTGTTTTCGAACCTTTTTGATTTATAGTAGAGGTAAGCGTCATGGTAATCAGGATAATCCTTATAAAATGCAAAGTAAGCACGACCTGCATCTTCAAGTTTGTCTATCCCGGTTACTCCAAGTTCAACCCTGTTTTTGAGCAGTGCCTCGAAAATTCGAACTCCTCTCAGAACAATGGCAAAATAAATTGATTCCTTATTTTTAAAATAGAGGTAAAGGGTGGCTTTGTTGAGGCCAACTTTCTGGGCTATCTGGTTCATGGAGACATCATCATAACCCCTGGAGAAGAATAACTCTTCAGCCACATCCAGGATATAGTTGCGGCGCTGTTCCTTTTCACGTTCCCGTATTTCTTTTATTGACACTCAATCACCCTTTTAAATAACCTTCTATTGATAGATCTTTAGTTAATAGATCTTGGTCTAGTCTTTATTTTTTCCATTCTCTAAATGAAACTTTTGTTCATCTGCGGTTAGAGGACTGTTTTTTAAAAGAGTTTACCCAGCTTCAGCATGGCTTTGGGGGATACCTTAACCAGTACTTTTAACAGATCAGTGGGACTTATCCGGTCAAAATCACTTTCATTGAAGGCATCTGCTATGGAATCCAGTTCTTTATCAGAAAGACTTAAGAGATACTCTTTAGCCTTGAGATACTTCTTGAAAGAGTCCCCTATTTCCTTTTGGCAGTGTTTCTGGTATTCTTTAAGATTCTTTTTGGAGTAATCTCCA
The DNA window shown above is from Methanobacterium sp. and carries:
- a CDS encoding TetR/AcrR family transcriptional regulator, which translates into the protein MPIARKQQDKERKRQTIIDAAEKLFFSKGYDNVSMNDIAKEVEVSKGTLYVYFENKEELFFAIVLRGIIILTTSIKDEMRKKETGIEKIIGFRKAYYDFANEYPDYLRIYNSFQSDRFDLTSIVNITYMKKAIEEGRQYSMFPVTFESVSDYLKEITDLRREMVNILSNAIETGIQDGTVRSDINTLQMAILLTLLTQNIQEMPYDYKQLLDVKGINNEEFTRNIDDFIINMFTNRDH
- a CDS encoding TetR/AcrR family transcriptional regulator, whose translation is MSIKEIREREKEQRRNYILDVAEELFFSRGYDDVSMNQIAQKVGLNKATLYLYFKNKESIYFAIVLRGVRIFEALLKNRVELGVTGIDKLEDAGRAYFAFYKDYPDYHDAYLYYKSKRFENSADEYAIQIESLTGNIMIIICNAIQEGIKDGTIREDVKPIEVAVFVAVTAERIVGLGPSVLKVLESQGISHEQFIEDSMDLWRHMVMDKLN